Proteins encoded by one window of Myxococcus guangdongensis:
- a CDS encoding YdcF family protein: MFLFLSKVLDLFLAPLTWALLFLLVSRLPRLRPALARGLLVTGLLVLYVFSTEAMSTLLTYQAEEGAHDTFQPGEPYDAVIVLGGGLDPSATERSGRLEFNAAPERILQGFDLVREGHARFVLISGGSLDPRPTAVVEADVLSRMLQAWGIPAERIVTEGKSRNTRENAVESARIIQERGWKRLLLVTSAAHMPRAQGCFAAVGLRPDTLPVDARMPAFRMGRLGWLPRAGALSQSTDVLRELAGRVVYRLRGWTAP; encoded by the coding sequence GTGTTCCTGTTCCTCTCGAAGGTGCTGGACCTGTTCCTGGCGCCGCTCACCTGGGCGCTGCTCTTCCTCCTCGTCAGCCGCCTGCCCCGGCTGCGGCCCGCGCTCGCACGAGGGCTCCTCGTCACCGGGCTCCTGGTGCTCTACGTCTTCTCCACCGAGGCGATGTCCACGCTGCTGACGTACCAGGCGGAAGAGGGGGCCCACGACACGTTCCAGCCCGGAGAGCCCTACGACGCCGTCATCGTCCTGGGCGGCGGACTGGACCCCTCCGCGACGGAGCGCTCGGGGCGGCTCGAGTTCAACGCCGCGCCGGAGCGCATCCTCCAGGGGTTCGACCTGGTGCGCGAGGGGCACGCCCGCTTCGTGCTCATCTCGGGCGGCTCGTTGGACCCGCGCCCCACGGCGGTGGTGGAGGCGGACGTGCTCTCGCGCATGCTCCAGGCGTGGGGCATCCCCGCCGAGCGCATCGTCACCGAGGGCAAGAGCCGCAACACGCGCGAGAACGCGGTGGAGTCCGCGCGCATCATCCAGGAGCGTGGCTGGAAGCGGCTGTTGCTGGTGACGAGCGCGGCGCACATGCCCCGAGCGCAGGGCTGTTTCGCCGCGGTGGGCCTGCGCCCGGACACGCTGCCGGTGGACGCGAGGATGCCCGCCTTCCGCATGGGCCGGCTCGGATGGCTGCCCCGCGCCGGAGCGCTGTCGCAGAGCACGGACGTGCTCCGGGAGCTCGCGGGGCGCGTCGTCTACCGGCTCCGGGGTTGGACGGCGCCCTGA
- a CDS encoding NAD(+)/NADH kinase, which produces MQTLVIVAKKDNPEAVALASRIRETYPHLTVLGDRSLAHELGWPRVEDRELASRADLTVVLGGDGTLIYAARLLGGRGVPILGVNLGSLGFMTEVPVEELFTTLEEVLAGRFQVDSRMKLHCRLIRGGRVLIEDEILNDVVINKGALARIADHETSIDGVPITTYKADGVILATPTGSTAYSLSAGGPIVHPSVDCTVLSPICSHALTQRSIVVPADRVIRITLRSETADTYLTLDGQTGHGLQGGDCIEVVRSANRVNLVRNPRVAYFSILRQKLHWGER; this is translated from the coding sequence GTGCAGACCCTCGTCATCGTCGCGAAGAAGGACAACCCCGAGGCGGTGGCCCTGGCGTCCCGCATCCGCGAGACCTATCCGCACCTCACCGTCCTGGGAGACCGCTCCCTGGCCCACGAGCTGGGCTGGCCCCGGGTGGAGGATCGCGAGCTGGCGTCGCGCGCGGACCTCACGGTGGTGCTCGGCGGGGACGGCACCCTCATCTACGCGGCGCGGCTGCTCGGCGGACGCGGGGTGCCCATCCTCGGCGTCAACCTGGGCAGCCTGGGCTTCATGACGGAGGTCCCCGTCGAGGAGCTGTTCACCACGCTGGAGGAGGTCCTCGCGGGCCGCTTCCAGGTGGACTCGCGCATGAAGCTCCACTGCCGGCTGATTCGCGGCGGACGCGTGCTCATCGAGGACGAAATCCTCAACGACGTGGTCATCAACAAGGGCGCGCTGGCGCGCATCGCCGACCACGAGACCTCCATCGATGGCGTGCCCATCACCACGTACAAGGCGGACGGCGTCATCCTCGCCACGCCCACGGGCTCCACCGCGTACTCGCTGTCGGCCGGCGGCCCCATCGTCCACCCGTCCGTGGACTGCACGGTGCTCTCGCCCATCTGCTCGCACGCGCTCACCCAGCGCTCCATCGTCGTGCCCGCCGACCGCGTCATCCGAATCACCCTGCGCAGCGAGACGGCCGACACGTACCTGACGCTGGACGGCCAGACGGGCCACGGCCTGCAGGGGGGGGACTGCATCGAGGTGGTGCGCTCGGCCAACCGGGTCAACCTGGTGCGCAACCCGCGCGTGGCCTACTTCTCCATCCTCCGGCAGAAGCTCCACTGGGGCGAGCGCTGA
- a CDS encoding replication-associated recombination protein A has protein sequence MDLFEHAGQKEQARRAPLAERMRPRTLDEFVGQEHLTGEGRFLHRALEADQVPSLILWGPPGTGKTTLAWLVARSTGAAFDSVSAVLAGVKDIRETVARAQERWNLHRQRTFLFIDEIHRFNKAQQDALLPHVEKGTVTLIGATTENPSFEVNAALLSRCRVVTLRGLEDEELVALLRRALADARGLAGRVTADDDALAFLAASAGGDARKALTGLEVAAAYAGAHVDRKAAEEALQQKTLLYDKGGEEHYNVISAFIKSMRGSDVDGALYWMARMLEAGEDPIFLFRRMVIFASEDIGNADPRALSVAVDALRAFQLVGLPEGTLPLTQAVTYLALAPKSNAVLTAYTAAREAVTKEGALPVPMHLRNAPTKLMKSLGYGGGYKYPHNFEGNYVPEDYLPDALRSRSFYTPTRNGEEARLADRYEDIQRQLAERAQESGEEG, from the coding sequence ATGGACCTCTTCGAACACGCAGGACAGAAGGAGCAGGCCCGCCGGGCGCCCCTCGCCGAGCGCATGCGGCCGCGCACCCTCGACGAGTTCGTCGGGCAGGAGCACCTCACGGGAGAGGGCCGGTTCCTGCACCGGGCGCTCGAGGCGGACCAGGTCCCCAGCCTCATCCTCTGGGGGCCTCCGGGCACCGGCAAGACGACGCTCGCCTGGCTGGTGGCGCGCTCGACGGGCGCAGCGTTCGATTCGGTGTCGGCGGTGCTCGCGGGGGTGAAGGACATCCGCGAGACGGTGGCCCGGGCGCAGGAGCGCTGGAACCTGCATCGCCAGCGGACCTTCTTGTTCATCGACGAAATCCACCGCTTCAACAAGGCGCAGCAGGACGCGCTGTTGCCCCACGTGGAGAAGGGCACGGTGACGCTCATCGGCGCCACGACGGAGAACCCCTCGTTCGAGGTGAACGCGGCGCTCCTGTCGCGCTGCCGGGTCGTCACGCTGCGCGGGCTGGAGGACGAGGAGCTGGTGGCGCTCTTGCGCCGGGCGCTCGCGGACGCTCGCGGGTTGGCGGGACGGGTGACGGCGGACGACGACGCGCTGGCGTTCCTGGCCGCGTCGGCGGGAGGCGATGCGCGCAAGGCGCTGACGGGGCTGGAGGTGGCCGCGGCGTACGCGGGTGCACACGTGGACCGCAAGGCCGCGGAGGAGGCGCTCCAGCAGAAGACGCTGCTGTACGACAAGGGCGGCGAGGAGCACTACAACGTCATCAGCGCCTTCATCAAATCGATGCGCGGCAGTGACGTGGATGGGGCGCTGTACTGGATGGCGCGCATGCTGGAGGCGGGTGAGGACCCCATCTTCCTGTTCCGGCGCATGGTCATCTTCGCCTCGGAGGACATCGGCAACGCGGACCCGAGGGCGCTGAGCGTGGCGGTGGATGCGCTGAGGGCGTTCCAGCTCGTGGGCCTGCCGGAGGGCACGCTGCCGCTCACGCAGGCCGTGACGTACCTGGCGCTGGCGCCCAAGTCGAACGCGGTGCTGACGGCGTACACGGCCGCGCGCGAGGCCGTGACGAAGGAGGGCGCGCTGCCCGTGCCGATGCACCTGCGCAACGCGCCCACGAAGCTGATGAAGTCCCTGGGCTACGGGGGCGGCTACAAGTACCCGCACAACTTCGAGGGCAACTACGTCCCGGAGGACTACCTGCCCGACGCGCTGCGCTCACGGAGCTTCTACACGCCGACCCGCAACGGCGAGGAGGCGCGGCTTGCGGACCGGTACGAGGACATCCAGCGCCAGCTCGCGGAGCGTGCCCAGGAGTCGGGTGAAGAGGGCTGA
- a CDS encoding sigma-54-dependent transcriptional regulator, with protein MNQVKRAKVLVVDDDSVVLKAVTQILQREGHPVVAIDDAVEGLTAAKDPTIDVVVLDIKMPNLSGMDLLRGIKAERPDVEVIMMTAFATVETAVEAVKAGAYDYLTKPFENIDEVSLTVAKAAERKALKDRTRALEEALTVRSQFEDLIGQSPQMRSVFKLVETVSHSTATVLIQGESGTGKELVARAIHYRSSRKDKPFVAVNCSALTETLLESELFGHVKGSFTGATGNKKGLFEAADGGTIFLDEIGDVPPATQVRLLRVLQEGEVKRVGANEPVKVDVRVIAATHVDLSRAKEQGKFREDLFYRLNVITIDLPPLRDRPQDVPLLAHHFLKLYASKADKKVTGISPRAMEALTCNRWTGNVRELENVIERAVVLTSNDVIDVEDLPPGFQSAPQADSAVEVFSLAHLPYAQAKRLAMRAFERRYLSALLEKNNQNVSSAARAAGVDRSNFRRLLKQYEVAGRSMKPRVLKDDEGAESLEAAS; from the coding sequence GTGAACCAAGTCAAGCGCGCCAAAGTCCTCGTCGTGGATGACGATTCGGTCGTCCTCAAGGCCGTGACGCAGATTCTCCAGCGCGAGGGCCACCCGGTGGTGGCCATTGATGACGCGGTGGAAGGTCTGACGGCGGCCAAGGACCCGACCATCGACGTCGTCGTCCTGGACATCAAGATGCCGAACCTGTCCGGCATGGATTTGCTCCGTGGCATCAAGGCCGAGCGTCCGGATGTCGAGGTCATCATGATGACGGCCTTCGCCACCGTGGAGACGGCGGTGGAGGCGGTGAAGGCGGGCGCGTACGACTACCTCACCAAGCCGTTCGAGAACATCGACGAGGTGAGCCTCACGGTGGCCAAGGCGGCCGAGCGCAAGGCGCTCAAGGACCGCACCCGCGCGCTGGAAGAGGCGCTCACCGTGCGCAGCCAGTTCGAGGACCTCATCGGCCAGTCGCCGCAGATGCGCTCGGTGTTCAAGCTGGTGGAGACGGTGAGCCACTCCACGGCCACGGTGCTCATCCAGGGTGAGAGCGGCACGGGCAAGGAGCTGGTGGCGCGCGCCATCCACTACCGCAGCTCGCGCAAGGACAAGCCCTTCGTCGCGGTGAACTGTTCGGCGCTGACGGAGACGCTGCTGGAGAGTGAGCTGTTCGGCCACGTGAAGGGCAGCTTCACGGGCGCCACGGGCAACAAGAAGGGCCTGTTCGAGGCGGCCGACGGCGGCACCATCTTCCTGGACGAGATTGGCGACGTGCCGCCGGCGACCCAGGTGCGACTCTTGCGCGTCCTCCAGGAGGGCGAGGTCAAGCGCGTGGGCGCCAACGAGCCGGTGAAGGTGGACGTCCGCGTCATCGCGGCCACGCACGTGGACCTGTCGCGCGCGAAGGAGCAGGGCAAGTTCCGCGAGGACTTGTTCTACCGGCTCAACGTCATCACCATCGACCTGCCGCCGCTGAGAGACCGTCCGCAGGACGTGCCGCTGCTGGCGCACCACTTCCTGAAGCTGTACGCGTCCAAGGCGGACAAGAAGGTGACGGGCATCTCCCCGCGCGCGATGGAGGCCCTGACCTGCAACCGCTGGACGGGCAACGTGCGCGAGCTGGAGAACGTCATCGAGCGCGCGGTGGTGCTGACGAGCAACGACGTCATCGACGTGGAGGATTTGCCGCCCGGCTTCCAGTCGGCGCCGCAGGCCGACTCGGCGGTGGAGGTGTTCAGCCTGGCGCACCTGCCGTACGCGCAGGCCAAGCGCCTGGCGATGCGGGCGTTCGAGCGGCGCTACCTGTCGGCGCTGCTGGAGAAGAACAACCAGAACGTCTCCAGCGCGGCGCGCGCCGCGGGCGTGGACCGCTCCAACTTCCGCCGGCTGCTCAAGCAGTACGAGGTGGCGGGCCGCTCCATGAAGCCGCGCGTCCTCAAGGACGACGAGGGCGCCGAGTCGCTCGAGGCGGCGTCGTAG
- a CDS encoding response regulator, whose protein sequence is MGPLAAQLTQTEAAPRGRLLLVDDEENILKSIRRVLRRGDWDIETATDAEQALRTVEEFRPEVVISDFRMPGMNGVEFLTRVKQQEPRAQRIMLTGQADQQAIEEAINRSEIFRFISKPWNDSHLVLTVKSAFEQYALQAENERLYRVTTAQNAELKLLNADLEERVAQRTRMLSQAKREWELSFDCMETPLCVVRGRDFAVRRANLAYAHVAGRSIEQIPSDMACYRYLFGRNEPCTGCPLPAAMESGKGARGEVQQGGRTYVVAAYPMAGDERVVCTYRDVTEEQAMTRRLIETEKMAAVGQLAGGVAHEINNPLGGILAFAQLMSRDAGRSDADLESLGLIEESALRCKRIVESLLKFSRHSRVEDRRLFDLSRCVEDAAVLFRAQLKTTPRAELSLDLKDGLPKVYGDPGTLAQVVLNLLQNGLQALPVRVGQLKLETGREGDRCFFAVTDTGCGIEEKHLPRIFEPSFTTKPPGEGTGLGLSIAYRIVQDHGGSFHVDTQVGAGSRFTVFLPIPLQLERLP, encoded by the coding sequence ATGGGACCCCTCGCCGCACAGCTCACCCAGACCGAAGCAGCGCCCCGCGGGCGGCTGCTGCTCGTGGACGACGAGGAGAACATCCTCAAGTCCATCCGGCGGGTGCTGCGCCGGGGGGACTGGGACATCGAGACGGCGACGGACGCCGAGCAGGCGCTGCGCACGGTGGAGGAGTTCCGCCCCGAGGTCGTCATCTCCGACTTCCGGATGCCGGGCATGAACGGGGTGGAGTTCCTCACCCGGGTGAAGCAGCAGGAGCCGCGCGCCCAGCGCATCATGCTCACCGGCCAGGCCGACCAGCAGGCGATTGAGGAGGCCATCAACCGCTCCGAAATCTTCCGCTTCATCTCCAAGCCCTGGAACGACAGCCACCTGGTGCTGACGGTGAAGAGCGCGTTCGAGCAGTACGCGCTGCAGGCGGAGAACGAGCGGCTGTACCGGGTGACGACGGCGCAGAACGCGGAGCTGAAGCTGCTCAACGCGGACCTGGAGGAGCGCGTCGCCCAGCGCACGCGGATGCTCAGCCAGGCCAAGCGGGAGTGGGAGCTGTCGTTCGACTGCATGGAGACGCCGCTGTGCGTGGTGCGCGGGCGCGACTTCGCGGTGCGGCGGGCGAACCTGGCGTACGCGCACGTGGCGGGGCGCTCCATCGAGCAGATTCCGTCCGACATGGCCTGCTACCGGTACCTCTTCGGTCGCAACGAGCCGTGCACGGGCTGCCCGTTGCCGGCGGCGATGGAGAGCGGCAAGGGCGCGCGCGGAGAGGTGCAGCAGGGGGGCAGGACGTACGTGGTGGCCGCCTACCCCATGGCGGGGGATGAGCGGGTGGTGTGCACCTATCGCGACGTCACCGAGGAGCAGGCGATGACGCGCCGGCTCATCGAGACGGAGAAGATGGCGGCGGTGGGGCAGTTGGCGGGGGGCGTGGCGCATGAAATCAACAACCCGCTGGGGGGCATCCTGGCCTTCGCCCAGCTCATGTCCCGCGACGCGGGCCGCAGTGACGCGGACCTGGAGTCCCTGGGGCTGATTGAAGAGAGCGCGCTTCGTTGCAAGCGCATCGTCGAGAGCCTGCTGAAGTTCAGCCGGCACAGCCGCGTGGAGGACCGGCGGCTGTTCGACCTGTCGCGCTGCGTGGAGGACGCGGCGGTGCTCTTCCGGGCGCAGCTGAAGACGACGCCGCGCGCGGAGCTGTCGCTCGATTTGAAGGACGGGCTTCCGAAGGTTTATGGCGACCCGGGCACGCTCGCGCAGGTGGTGTTGAACCTGCTGCAGAACGGCCTGCAGGCGCTTCCTGTGCGTGTCGGCCAGCTCAAGCTGGAGACGGGCCGTGAGGGTGACCGCTGCTTCTTCGCGGTGACCGACACGGGGTGCGGCATCGAGGAGAAGCACCTGCCGCGCATCTTCGAGCCCTCCTTCACCACCAAACCCCCCGGTGAAGGCACCGGGCTGGGCCTGTCCATCGCGTACCGCATCGTCCAGGACCACGGGGGCAGCTTCCACGTCGACACCCAGGTGGGCGCCGGCTCCCGTTTCACCGTCTTCCTGCCCATTCCCCTGCAGCTCGAGAGGTTGCCGTGA
- a CDS encoding diguanylate cyclase yields the protein MTSRPHTLLVVDEAESTLARLARALGPEDYCLRLTSPGPDVSRLAREVDLVVWVGGRQVAGDWLDKLLNPDGPPGPPVLILTPREPREPWLEALTRGAEVIFDPWDVEELKARVARCLKVHARFSQLSNQVGELQRLSSTDGLTGVHNHRHFQERLREEFRRAQRYDDPLSLILMDLDHFKQVNDRHGHTTGDGVLREVAAALQQSVRETDLVARYGGEEFAVLLPRTHLTGALTVAERVRKDLATLQVGPQGSLRVTASLGLSSFPHRSVLSPEQLLLTADEALYRAKAEGRDRVCLHSQMPLLPPSPSQGE from the coding sequence GTGACCTCTAGGCCTCATACCCTGCTGGTGGTGGATGAAGCGGAGTCAACCCTGGCCCGCCTCGCGCGGGCCCTCGGTCCGGAGGACTACTGCCTCCGTCTGACCTCCCCCGGCCCTGACGTGAGCCGGCTGGCGAGGGAGGTGGACCTGGTGGTGTGGGTGGGCGGAAGACAGGTCGCCGGTGACTGGCTCGACAAGCTGCTGAACCCGGACGGTCCCCCAGGTCCTCCGGTGCTGATTCTGACCCCCCGGGAGCCTCGTGAGCCATGGTTGGAGGCGCTCACCCGCGGCGCCGAGGTCATCTTCGACCCATGGGATGTGGAGGAATTGAAGGCGCGGGTGGCCCGGTGCCTCAAGGTCCACGCCCGTTTCTCCCAGCTCTCCAACCAGGTGGGTGAGCTGCAGCGGCTGTCCTCGACGGACGGGCTGACGGGGGTCCACAACCACCGCCACTTCCAGGAGCGGCTGCGCGAGGAGTTCCGTCGGGCCCAGCGCTACGACGACCCCCTGTCGCTCATCCTCATGGACCTGGACCACTTCAAGCAGGTCAACGACAGGCACGGCCACACCACGGGGGACGGCGTCCTGCGAGAGGTGGCGGCGGCCCTCCAGCAGAGCGTGCGCGAGACGGACCTGGTGGCCCGCTATGGAGGCGAGGAGTTCGCCGTCCTGCTGCCCCGCACCCACCTGACGGGCGCGCTCACCGTGGCGGAGCGTGTGCGCAAGGATTTGGCGACCCTGCAGGTAGGGCCCCAGGGCTCGCTCCGGGTGACGGCGTCGCTGGGCCTCTCCAGCTTCCCCCACCGCTCCGTCCTCAGCCCGGAGCAGCTCCTGCTCACCGCCGACGAGGCCCTCTACCGAGCCAAGGCCGAGGGGCGAGACAGGGTCTGTCTCCACTCTCAAATGCCCCTGTTGCCGCCCAGTCCCTCGCAGGGGGAGTGA
- a CDS encoding glycosyltransferase family 2 protein, whose amino-acid sequence MAKYPSISLFLPAWNEEDYVERAVSRALEALPQLTDDFEIIVVNDASTDRTQEIAEGMAKRIPQLRVINHPVNLKLGGAMRTGLAASTKDIVVYSDIDLPWDLRELERSLHLMDYLEADMICAFRFDRTSEGPKRIVYSFVYNMLIRALFDIQIKDVNFSFKVMHRRVLESMELKSQGSFIDAELVVKAIRKGFRVFQMGVDYFPRTRGVSTLASPSVIVKMVKELVKLYPETRTPAPPSQPVRLPPSVQPLRTANNRSARG is encoded by the coding sequence GTGGCCAAGTACCCCAGCATCAGCCTCTTCCTTCCCGCTTGGAACGAGGAGGACTACGTGGAGCGGGCGGTGAGCCGGGCATTGGAGGCGCTGCCCCAGCTCACGGACGACTTCGAGATCATCGTGGTCAACGACGCGTCGACGGACCGCACGCAGGAGATCGCGGAAGGGATGGCGAAGCGGATTCCGCAGCTGCGGGTCATCAACCATCCGGTGAACCTGAAGCTGGGCGGGGCGATGCGCACGGGGCTGGCGGCGTCGACGAAGGACATCGTCGTCTACTCGGACATCGACCTGCCGTGGGACTTGCGGGAGCTGGAGCGCTCGCTGCACCTGATGGACTACCTGGAGGCGGACATGATCTGCGCCTTCCGGTTCGACCGCACGAGCGAGGGCCCCAAGCGCATCGTCTACTCGTTCGTCTACAACATGCTCATCCGGGCGCTGTTCGACATCCAGATCAAGGACGTCAACTTCAGCTTCAAGGTGATGCACCGGCGGGTGCTGGAGTCGATGGAGCTCAAGAGCCAGGGCTCGTTCATCGACGCGGAGCTGGTGGTGAAGGCCATCCGCAAGGGCTTCCGCGTGTTCCAGATGGGCGTGGACTACTTCCCGCGCACGCGGGGCGTGTCCACGCTGGCCTCGCCGTCGGTCATCGTGAAGATGGTGAAGGAGCTGGTGAAGCTCTACCCGGAGACGCGCACGCCCGCGCCGCCGTCGCAGCCGGTGCGCCTGCCGCCGTCGGTGCAGCCGCTGCGCACCGCGAACAACCGCTCGGCGAGGGGCTGA
- a CDS encoding ChbG/HpnK family deacetylase gives MSTRPRRLIVNADDLGLHASLDAGILRAHREGIVTSATLLAMGPTAPEAAARAREQGLAVGLHLALSTRLEPAAGAHRVPTVAPDGRLRASWAEFAKAWLTGKVRRAEVELELESQLRRARELGVEVDHLDGHQHLHLLPGIRPRVEAMAAREKLPVRWPDALPRARWLRTPGPALKTTLLTVLARTAPKARQGVRRVSAGGVFEAGRLDEAALLAVLDAMPAGDFEVGCHPGEGTPHVPEAPAWTYGWQAELEALTSARVKARLAERGIQLHSYGTLASAT, from the coding sequence GTGAGCACGCGGCCCCGGCGCCTCATCGTCAACGCGGATGACCTGGGGCTGCACGCGTCCCTGGACGCGGGAATCCTCCGCGCGCACCGCGAGGGAATCGTCACCAGCGCCACGCTGCTCGCCATGGGGCCCACCGCGCCCGAGGCGGCGGCGCGAGCTCGTGAGCAGGGGCTCGCGGTGGGGTTGCACCTGGCGCTGTCGACGAGGCTCGAGCCCGCGGCGGGCGCGCACCGGGTTCCCACGGTGGCGCCCGATGGGCGGCTGCGCGCGAGCTGGGCGGAGTTCGCGAAGGCGTGGCTGACGGGGAAGGTGCGGCGCGCGGAGGTGGAGCTGGAGCTGGAGTCGCAGCTTCGACGCGCGCGCGAGCTGGGCGTGGAGGTGGACCACCTGGATGGGCATCAGCACCTGCACCTGCTGCCCGGCATCCGGCCGAGGGTCGAGGCGATGGCCGCGAGGGAGAAGCTCCCCGTGCGTTGGCCGGACGCCCTGCCCCGCGCGCGGTGGCTGCGCACGCCGGGCCCCGCGCTGAAGACGACGCTGCTCACGGTGCTGGCGCGCACGGCGCCCAAGGCTCGGCAGGGCGTACGCCGGGTGAGCGCGGGCGGCGTGTTCGAGGCGGGCCGGTTGGATGAGGCCGCGCTGCTGGCGGTGCTGGACGCGATGCCGGCGGGAGACTTCGAGGTGGGCTGTCATCCCGGCGAGGGCACACCGCATGTGCCCGAGGCCCCCGCTTGGACCTATGGATGGCAGGCGGAGCTGGAGGCGCTCACCAGCGCACGAGTGAAGGCGCGGCTCGCGGAGCGCGGCATCCAGCTCCACTCCTACGGGACGCTCGCCTCCGCGACGTAG
- a CDS encoding class I SAM-dependent methyltransferase, which yields MSTLLDEALALYARLPAAERFHVHARASSAPLLAVVERMPAGGTVADIGCGHGLLSALLALSDPKRVVHAVDPDPRKVGWAREALAGLPQVRLAEGTLEDVLAPALPGTCEAAVVCDVLYLLPEEKWLGFLRTTRGLLRPGGRLLLKEVEGDGSWKHRKALAQEWVMVSLLGRTKASGGMVLKPRAEMRALLEDAGFTVREVVDLGRGYTTPHVLYVAEASVP from the coding sequence ATGAGCACGCTCCTCGACGAGGCCCTCGCGCTGTACGCCCGGCTGCCCGCGGCCGAGCGCTTCCATGTGCATGCGAGGGCGTCGTCGGCGCCGCTGCTCGCGGTGGTGGAGCGCATGCCTGCTGGCGGCACGGTGGCGGACATCGGCTGTGGACATGGGTTGTTGTCCGCGCTGCTGGCGCTGTCGGACCCGAAGCGGGTGGTGCACGCGGTGGACCCGGACCCGCGCAAGGTGGGGTGGGCGCGTGAGGCGCTCGCGGGGCTGCCGCAGGTGAGGCTGGCGGAGGGGACGCTGGAGGACGTGCTCGCGCCCGCGCTGCCAGGGACGTGTGAGGCGGCGGTGGTGTGCGACGTGCTCTACCTGTTGCCCGAGGAGAAGTGGCTCGGCTTCCTGCGCACGACGCGTGGATTGCTGCGTCCGGGTGGGCGCCTGTTGTTGAAGGAGGTGGAGGGGGATGGCTCCTGGAAGCACCGCAAGGCGCTGGCGCAGGAGTGGGTGATGGTGTCGCTCCTGGGGCGCACGAAGGCGAGCGGAGGCATGGTGCTCAAGCCGCGCGCGGAGATGCGAGCGCTCCTGGAGGACGCGGGCTTCACGGTGCGCGAGGTGGTGGACCTGGGGCGGGGCTACACGACGCCGCACGTGCTCTACGTCGCGGAGGCGAGCGTCCCGTAG
- a CDS encoding mannosyltransferase family protein, with product MARSASRTIALVVLVAVLLCSAAAAAGAWRYFHKNPQNPVVRLDEYVTMGWVAWDSSWYMRIAQDGYQYTPGEQSSVAFFPLYPLLIRAVETLGPNVYQAGVLITLLCGPLALVMFTRWARLLADEDTALKAGLLMAMYPFTMYFYGAMYSDALFVLLVVTSFVLLEKGHLGPAVLVAAVATSARPVAPAVVLGLLVRRLEWKHARGEKWTAVDFLPVLSGLGFGCYMLFLWHKFGDPFAFVKVQGAAGWAQTPGWKTWLKVSWFEHVVLNPTDKREAFRLAAHAFFTLLALALVWPTRKLLGWGYAVYVLAIVGLPAWSTKDFMGMGRYLLSSFPVFLTGAMLLRERPRVLQGALAVGAVSLLVLSWAFGADYYIS from the coding sequence ATGGCCCGCTCCGCGTCTCGCACCATCGCCCTGGTCGTCCTGGTCGCCGTCCTGCTCTGCAGCGCCGCCGCCGCGGCCGGGGCGTGGCGCTACTTCCACAAGAATCCGCAGAACCCCGTCGTGCGGCTCGACGAGTACGTCACCATGGGATGGGTGGCGTGGGATTCGAGCTGGTACATGCGCATCGCGCAGGACGGCTATCAGTACACGCCGGGCGAGCAGAGCTCGGTGGCCTTCTTCCCGCTCTACCCGCTGCTCATCCGCGCGGTGGAGACCTTGGGGCCCAACGTCTATCAGGCCGGGGTGCTCATCACGCTCTTGTGCGGGCCGCTGGCGCTGGTGATGTTCACGCGCTGGGCGCGGCTGCTCGCGGACGAGGACACCGCGCTCAAGGCGGGCCTCTTGATGGCGATGTACCCGTTCACGATGTACTTCTACGGGGCCATGTACTCGGACGCGCTGTTCGTCCTGCTGGTGGTGACCTCCTTCGTGCTCCTGGAGAAGGGGCACCTGGGGCCCGCGGTGCTGGTGGCGGCGGTGGCGACATCGGCGCGGCCCGTGGCGCCCGCGGTGGTGCTGGGGTTGCTGGTGCGCAGGCTGGAGTGGAAGCACGCGCGGGGCGAGAAGTGGACCGCGGTGGACTTCCTGCCGGTGCTCTCGGGGCTGGGCTTCGGCTGCTACATGCTCTTTCTCTGGCACAAGTTCGGAGACCCGTTCGCCTTCGTGAAGGTGCAGGGCGCGGCGGGGTGGGCCCAGACGCCGGGCTGGAAGACGTGGCTGAAGGTGTCGTGGTTCGAGCACGTCGTGCTCAATCCGACGGACAAGCGTGAGGCGTTCCGGCTGGCGGCGCATGCGTTCTTCACGCTCCTGGCGCTCGCGTTGGTGTGGCCCACGCGCAAGCTGCTCGGGTGGGGATATGCCGTCTACGTGCTGGCCATCGTCGGGTTGCCCGCGTGGTCCACGAAGGACTTCATGGGCATGGGGCGCTACTTGTTGTCCTCGTTCCCCGTGTTCCTGACGGGGGCGATGCTCCTGCGTGAGCGTCCGAGGGTGCTCCAGGGGGCGCTCGCGGTGGGCGCGGTGTCGCTGCTCGTGTTGTCGTGGGCGTTCGGCGCGGACTACTACATCTCATGA